The bacterium genome contains the following window.
GGTCGCAGTTTCGTTCCCTTGCTCCACGAAGAAGACATCGTGCGTGTCATTGACATCTTCTCAAGCGCGCTGAACGGTGAACCTCAGGAATACGAAGTCAATATTCCTCGCGCGGATGGTTCTGAACTTTTCCTTGAGGTAACCTCCGTTCCAAACTACAATCTGGGAAAAGTCATCGGTGTCGCAAGCTTCGGGAAAGACATCACGGCACGCAAACTCGCGGAGCAGGAATCGCGCAAACGTGAGGAACTCCTGCGCGAGTCACAGTTCGTGGCACGACTGGGCAGCTACGACTTGGACATTTCGGCTGGGAAGTGGACAAGTTCAAGTGTGCTCGACGAGATCTTCGGGATCAACGACGCTTTCGACCGCTCACCGGAAAATTGGCTCTCGCTTGTGCATCCCGAGTGGCGCGAAACGATGGCGCATTACCTCTTGGAAGAGGTCATCGGCAAGGGCCAGCGTTTTAACAAAGAGTATAAGATAGTCAGATTCTCGGACGGGCGGGAATGCTGGGTGCACGGCCTGGGGGATCTGGAGTTCGACAATCAAGGCAATGCCGTGCGCATGATCGGAACCATTCAGGACATTACCGATCGTAAACTGCTGGAGGCAGAAAGAGAGAAGCTTACCACGCAGTTACGGCAGGTGCAGCGATTGGAAACCATCGGCACTCTCGCTGGCGGCGTAGCGCACGACTTCAATAACATTCTGACCCCTATTCTCGTCTACTCCGACTTGGTCGCGAACGATCTCGGAGACAGTCACCCGCTTCGTCAGGACATAGAACACGTCATCTCGGCGGCCCATCGCGCGAAAGACCTTGTCAAGCAAATCCTCACCTTCAGCCGGCAGACCGATCATGTTCGCGTTCCTATGGAGCTTTCACCCATTGTCAAAGAAGCCATGAAGCTTCTGAAAGCTTCGCTCCCGTCGACGATTTCCATGGAAGCGCACATTCAGCCTGACCCGGCCAAAGTGCTCGCAGACCCCTCGCAGATTCATCAGGTGCTGATGAACCTCGGCACCAACGCCGCCCACGCCATGCAGGAGCAAGGCGGCATCTTGAAAATCGTGCTTGAGACGGTGACGGTCACAGAGGAAACTGCGCGCGAAGTGCCGCGTCTAACGGCCGGTGAATTTGTCCGGCTCTCGGTCTCGGATACCGGTTGTGGTATGGATGAGATGACTCGCGAACGCATCTTCGAGCCGTTCTTCACCACAAAAGCGGTTGGCGAGGGCACAGGACTGGGTCTTTCGGTCGTGCATGGAATCATCGAGAGCCATAGTGGAGCGATCACTGTCTCCAGCGCGGTCGGCAAGGGCTCGAAGTTCGACGTTTATCTCCCACTGATTCATGCCAACGAGTTTGAACAGGATGACGATGAACAGGACGTGCTGGGCGGTCGGGAACGGATATTAATTGTTGACGATGAAGAAGATGTGGCCGTTGCCTTGAAGGATGTGCTGGCAAAGCGTTACGGGTATGCAGCGACAGTGATTACAAAGGGCAGGGAAGCTCTCGATTACTTGCGAGCGCATCCCGACGAAGTGGATCTCTTGATAGTGGATGAAACCATGCCCGAGATCACGGGAATGCTCCTCGCGCGCGAAGCACAAACGATTTGCCGCGGACTGCCGATCATTCTGATGACCGGTTACACTCAGAAGTTTGACGACACGACCTGCCGCCAATTCGGAATAGCGCGGTTGATGTTAAAGCCGCCCGACCCAAAGGAACTGGGAAGAACGGTTCGCTCCGTCTTGGATATGCTCCGCGAAGAATCTGCAAGAGCTTCATAGCCATTCTATCTGAATCGCCGTTGTGGGTGTCCACACTCGTCCTCGAACGAAGCAATGGATCCGCCACGGCTCGCTTCGCCTACACTTCGTCGTCATCCTGAAGCCGTTGCGGTTGAAGGATCCCCTGTTTACCCACCTCGACCCTCTAACCCCAATTTGCCCAAATGTTTACAACATTTTTACGAAAAACACTTGACTTTTCGTAAATATTGTATTATATTAGCACCAGCTAACCAACCAAAGCACCGAACCGGAGGAACCGGGCAGACTGGCCAACTGTGGCCCGCCCACGCTTCTGTGCTCTGATGACTCAGCAACCACCTCTCGTCTTGAACCAACTTAAGTAACTCCGATCGCGGGGCGAACACAAGCCAGCGCAATACAGACGAATCCACTTTCCTTCCTCCACAAAAGAAAACGGCGGCCCGTTGCCGAGCCGCCGCATAGAGCTTGTCATACCTCTTCCCCTACCCCACCGCAATCACCAGCCGCGAGAGATTGAATTTCGAAGCCTTCTCGAAGATAACCGTCGCGCTCTTGCGGTCGGGAGAAAGTTCAATTCGATAATCGTCATCTTCACGGTAATAACGCGGAAAAACCAGAATTCTCTCCACTTTGTCCAATCCGAGCGACGACGCATTGATCACAATTCGCGCGTCCTTTCGCAGATCCAGGGACCCCGTATGACGGACCGCTTCAATGTCACCCGTATTCCACTTCCCCAGTGCGGGTTTGCGAATTGCGCCGCTTCGTTCGAGATCGCGGAATGTTCCGATATGATACTTGAGTGAATTCAGTTCCTGCGAAAGACTGTCGTTCGTCGAAGCCATTGCCGTCACCTGCTGCATCATCGCGGCGCGTTCTTCTTCCAGCCCGCGAATCTGCTGCTGCAACTCGGCTTTCCTCGCCTCGAGATCGTCCACTTCCTGCTGCTTCTGATTGCGTTCCTGAATCAGCGTTCTGCGTTCAGAGTCGATCTTGCGCTTCGTGGCCCGGGCAAGTTCATTGGGAGTAATCTTCGCCTGACCTTGCGTCACAAATGTTCCGAAAATCCCTTCGCCGTAGTAGTTCCACACTTCGAATCCCGCCAGCAACTCGGGCACAAGTGCTTCCTTTTCGATCATCGCCAACGCGTCTTCTTCGTTCATCCCGATTTCCTCGGTCAGAAACTTCAGAGCGATCCCGAGATGCGTGTCGCCCTTCTGCACCACCACCGGAGGCCGCAGGCGCGACTTGACTTCGGCAAGCTCCTGAGTCAGCTTGGTCATCTCGCGTGACGCGTCAATCACGTCCTGCAGGAGGCCGCGATAGGAAAGGTCTTTCTCCTGCGCCACTCGATTGGCCAGCAGTTGTGCCTGTTCTTCCGTCAAACCCATCGTGGACATGC
Protein-coding sequences here:
- a CDS encoding PAS domain S-box protein, whose translation is MTGKIDKSILESIRNVCGISVLTIGTLACIGWIANIDLVTRISHKYIPMALDTSVAFILCGLLLLSLGNAQSSRPSRIPLVAGVSLISIYGLLKALEFFLKTDLTFANVLFPAKEYLGTHIINRMSPLTGALFLFSGIGIIAASYPNKRTLQWVGRIGAFVGGSGLLLFYAYLLGEPFLYHSTVIPLSALTAFAFCLLGMGLLVHAGSDSVLRPFLEATIKSRALRLFVPLIIFTCFVQQLLYRWSSETELSRALVYFLVPLAAALIAAIAGTKLAQYLSDRLTASYRLVEESEAKYRSVVEYSHDMYWTLDPAGNFVYANKKCSDVTGFELADLIGRSFVPLLHEEDIVRVIDIFSSALNGEPQEYEVNIPRADGSELFLEVTSVPNYNLGKVIGVASFGKDITARKLAEQESRKREELLRESQFVARLGSYDLDISAGKWTSSSVLDEIFGINDAFDRSPENWLSLVHPEWRETMAHYLLEEVIGKGQRFNKEYKIVRFSDGRECWVHGLGDLEFDNQGNAVRMIGTIQDITDRKLLEAEREKLTTQLRQVQRLETIGTLAGGVAHDFNNILTPILVYSDLVANDLGDSHPLRQDIEHVISAAHRAKDLVKQILTFSRQTDHVRVPMELSPIVKEAMKLLKASLPSTISMEAHIQPDPAKVLADPSQIHQVLMNLGTNAAHAMQEQGGILKIVLETVTVTEETAREVPRLTAGEFVRLSVSDTGCGMDEMTRERIFEPFFTTKAVGEGTGLGLSVVHGIIESHSGAITVSSAVGKGSKFDVYLPLIHANEFEQDDDEQDVLGGRERILIVDDEEDVAVALKDVLAKRYGYAATVITKGREALDYLRAHPDEVDLLIVDETMPEITGMLLAREAQTICRGLPIILMTGYTQKFDDTTCRQFGIARLMLKPPDPKELGRTVRSVLDMLREESARAS